The stretch of DNA CCAATCAGACAAGAAGAAGGGCCGCTCTGCGATGGCCGCTGCCGCTAAAGCTGAAGTTGCCAAGCACGAAGCAGCCATTGAAGGCGATTGGAATCCAGCTGAAACGAAGTTGAATTTGACGAAGCCAGAAATGGTCTTTGAAAAAGTTGAACTCAAGGTTGCCGAAGTGGTGACCGTTCAAAAAATGAAGGGCAGTAGTAAGCTATTGCAATTCCGTTTGGACGCTGGGGATGAAGATCATCGACAGATTCTTTCAGGAATCGCGAAGTGGTATCCAGAACCAGAAGAGTTAATTGGTAAGAAAGTAATTATTGTGGGTAACTTGAAGCCCCGCAAGATGATGGGCCAATTGAGTCAAGGCATGTTATTATCAGCGGAACATGGTGATGAAGTTCAATTGATCACCGTCCCTGATAACTTGCCAAATGGGTCCTTAATTTCATAAGAAGTAGTTTGATGTCGTTGTCCATTTTGGATGACGATTTTTTTGTTGGAAAAATTCTGAATAGTAAAAGTGATTGCCCTTGTTTTGCGTAATTGATCATTGAATCGTTAGGAAAAGTTCGGTCAGGGGTGTATACTCATGCCATGTTTATGACGACCCTGCAAGCAGAGTTCTGAATGAGGTGAAGAGATATGGTCACGACAAAAATTGTTAAGTTAGGTCATTCGCAAGGTATTAGATTGCCAAAGTCCCTCTTGAAAGAAGTGGGCATCGATGAGCCGATTAACACACCAGTTCGAGTGTCAATTGAAGACGGTAAAATTGTTATCATGCCAGCGCAATCGTTAATGCAACGATTTGCGGGCTTTGATTTGGACACATATTGGCAGGAGAACGATTCCGAGGAATATGATTGGGGCAAATCGGTGGGAAAAGAAATTTTTTGAGTGCTTTACACAGTTTAAGCTGCTGAAATAGGAAATGGCACTTGTCGCAGAGTCATTTCAGTAGGCAGTAATTAGGATGGCAAGAACGTCTTTTGTTTTGAGAGGTTTTCGGCATCCTTTTTTTACGTTCATTTTTTGGTCTCACTTGCGCAACATGTTAAAATCAACTATGATTACAAATTGAATGTCAAAATTGAAAAGGGGTTACGGTCGTGCGAATTTTTGATTCCCATACCCATTTAAATGATGAAGCGTTTATTAACGATGTTCCAAAATATTTAGCGCAGGCGAAGGCTTTGGACGTTGTCCGGATGGCAATTGTGGGTTCTAACACTCAGTTGAATGCGGACGCCATTAAATTAGCGGAAACTTATCCAGAATTGGTCGCTATCGTTGGCTGGCATCCAGAAGATTCCAAAAATTATGATACCGCCGCTGAAAAATTGTTGATCAAACAACTGCAACACCCCAAGGTAGTCGCATTAGGCGAAATTGGGCTCGATTATCACTGGGACACCTCGCCACGTGAGCGACAACGGCAAGTGTTTGCGCGTCAAGTCGCAATAGCCAAAGACATGCAACTACCAATTTCAGTGCATAATCGGGATGCCTTTGAGGATACTTACAAGATTTTAAAAGCTGCCGATATCCGTGATACTGGCGGTGTCATGCATAGTTTTAACGGTGATCCTGAATGGCTGAAACGTTTCTTAGATCTCGGCATGCACATCTCCTATAGCGGGGTAGCCTCCTTTAAACATGCGGATGAAGTCCATGATGCTGTTAAACAAACCCCAGCGGAGAGCTTAATGGTTGAAACGGATGCGCCTTATTTAACGCCAGAACCTTATCGTGGCAAACAAAATGAACCAGGTTTTACTCGGTATGTCGTTGAGGCCGTCGCCAAGTTACGTGAAACGCCCGCCGACGAAATTGCCGCTCAAACTTATCAAAATGCAGAGGACTTATTCAAGATTGAAGAAGATTAAAGAAGTTATCGTCGTTGAAGGTAAGGACGACACTAAACGGTTAGCCTTGGCAGTCAATGCCGATACGATTGAAACCAACGGCTCAGCCGTTAGTGATGAAACGGTGGGGCAAATCAAAAAATTACAGGCGTCGCGTGGCGTCATCGTTTTCACCGATCCTGACTTTTCTGGTGAACGGATTCGACGGATTATTTCTGCGGCCGTGCCCGGTGTCAAACATGCCTTTTTGCCCCGCAAAGCAGGTGTGCCAACGAAAGCGGGGGGCAGTTTAGGCGTAGAACATGCCAGTCCTGACGCTATTCGGACAGCTTTAGCGCACTTATATACTGAAAATCTGAGTGAGCCAACGACTTTGATTAGTCAATCAGATCTGATCAAGGCTGGGCTGTTGGCAGGTCCTGCTGCACGTCAACGCCGTGAGAAGCTCGGCGAAGTGCTGAAAATTGGTTATGTCAATGGGAAACAATTACCAAAACGGCTCCAACTATTCCAAGTCCAACCGGCCGATTTCTGGCAGGCGGTCGACCAAATCAACCTTGAGGAGAAAAAATGAGTAAAGAAATTGATATTGCAAATCCCGCTCGTACCCAGGCGATTATGAATTCATATGGTTTGAGAGTTAAGAAAAGTCTCGGCCAAAACTTTTTAACCGATCAAAACGTGTTGCACAATATTGTGTTCACAGCCGATATTAGTCAAAATGATAATGTGATTGAAATTGGTCCCGGAATTGGCGCGCTGACAGAATATTTGGCCCGCGTTGCCCATCAAGTTTTAGCATTTGAAATTGATGACCGGTTGTTGCCAATCTTGGATGAAACCTTGGCTGACTACGACAACGTGGAAGTGATTAATCAGGATATCTTGAAGACCGACTTACCAGCGATGATTGCTGAGCATTTAGATGCGGATCATCCACTAAAGTTAGTTGCCAATTTGCCTTATTACATTACGACGCCAATTTTAATGGGCGTTTTATCCGGACCAATCA from Lactiplantibacillus brownii encodes:
- a CDS encoding TatD family hydrolase, producing the protein MRIFDSHTHLNDEAFINDVPKYLAQAKALDVVRMAIVGSNTQLNADAIKLAETYPELVAIVGWHPEDSKNYDTAAEKLLIKQLQHPKVVALGEIGLDYHWDTSPRERQRQVFARQVAIAKDMQLPISVHNRDAFEDTYKILKAADIRDTGGVMHSFNGDPEWLKRFLDLGMHISYSGVASFKHADEVHDAVKQTPAESLMVETDAPYLTPEPYRGKQNEPGFTRYVVEAVAKLRETPADEIAAQTYQNAEDLFKIEED
- a CDS encoding AbrB/MazE/SpoVT family DNA-binding domain-containing protein → MVTTKIVKLGHSQGIRLPKSLLKEVGIDEPINTPVRVSIEDGKIVIMPAQSLMQRFAGFDLDTYWQENDSEEYDWGKSVGKEIF
- the rnmV gene encoding ribonuclease M5 is translated as MKKIKEVIVVEGKDDTKRLALAVNADTIETNGSAVSDETVGQIKKLQASRGVIVFTDPDFSGERIRRIISAAVPGVKHAFLPRKAGVPTKAGGSLGVEHASPDAIRTALAHLYTENLSEPTTLISQSDLIKAGLLAGPAARQRREKLGEVLKIGYVNGKQLPKRLQLFQVQPADFWQAVDQINLEEKK